Proteins found in one Sorghum bicolor cultivar BTx623 chromosome 1, Sorghum_bicolor_NCBIv3, whole genome shotgun sequence genomic segment:
- the LOC110432745 gene encoding uncharacterized protein LOC110432745 produces the protein MTEKDPLVLWQSLKDRFSQQLTIVLPRAQQDWINLCFQDFKSVAAYNSALHRIVTKLRLCGQKITDADMIEKTLSTFHPGNIVLQQQYRNSRYTKYSELSEVLSVAEQQNEVLMNNHSARPTGSIAVPEAHANVAESSRNRKRGRGKGRWKGKKGAMFKVKGKGKPKGRFDPNKERGDHSGEEQGDCYRCGAKGHWSRNCRTPKHLVDLYQQSKNKNKGQHESHFLTEPEARPEKHDDVVVGASGDVRMDESEDNLLDDFDIFGDLQ, from the coding sequence atgacGGAGAAGGACCCGCTAGTCTTGTGGCAGTCCCTGAAGGACCGCTTCAGCCAGCAGCTGACCATTGTGCTCCCCAGAGCACAACAAGACTGGATCAACTTATGCTTCCAAGACTTCAAGTCTGTGGCAGCGTACAACTCCGCATTGCACAGGATTGTGACCAAACTGCGTCTATGTGGCCAGAAGATCACTGACGCTGATATGATCGAGAAGACCTTGTCCACCTTCCACCCTGGCAACATTGTACTTCAACAACAGTATAGAAACTCAAGGTACACCAAGTACTCTGAGTTGAGTGAAGTACTATCTGTTGCCGAGCAACAGAATGAAGTTCTCATGAACAATCATTCTGCCCGGCCTACTGGTTCCATAGCTGTGCCTGAAGCACATGCCAATGTTGCTGAGAGTTCTCGCAACCGCAAGAGGGGCCGTGGAAAGGGAAGGTGGAAGGGGAAGAAGGGTGCCATGTTCAAGGTCAAAGGAAAGGGAAAGCCCAAAGGTAGGTTCGACCCCAATAAGGAAAGAGGTGACCACAGTGGGGAAGAGCAAGGCGATTGCTATAGATGTGGAGCAAAGGGGCATTGGTCCCGTAATTGCCGCACCCCAAAACACCTCGTTGACCTTTACCAGCAGAGCAAAAACAAGAATAAAGGTCAGCATGAGTCCCACTTCCTCACTGAGCCTGAAGCTCGGCCTGAGAAGCACGACGACGTGGTCGTCGGTGCAAGTGGAGACGTCCGAATGGACGAGAGTGAGGACAACCTTCTTGatgactttgatatatttggagACCTACAGTAA
- the LOC8085476 gene encoding LOB domain-containing protein 6 gives MTGFGSPCGACKFLRRKCVRGCVFAPYFCHEQGAAHFAAIHKVFGASNVSKLLAHLPLADRPEAAVTISYEAQARLRDPIYGCVAHIFALQQQVMTLQAQLASLKAQAAQGQQGVHEDAKGYVGSAAAEQLGYGYPWCNGNGGVAAAGTVGAPAAQLAGAYGNGGHESLTALLGSSDYMQQSLYHAFEHAGADDDDGRQGNDAFEAAAESSSFGAEESGGWRSSSGYQDCEDLQSVAYAYLNHRS, from the exons ATGACGGGGTTCGGGTCACCGTGCGGGGCGTGCAAGTTCCTGCGGCGCAAGTGCGTGCGCGGCTGCGTCTTCGCGCCCTACTTCTGCCACGAGCAGGGCGCGGCGCACTTCGCCGCCATCCACAAGGTGTTCGGCGCCAGCAACGTGTCCAAGCTTCTCGCGCACCTGCCGCTCGCCGACCGCCCGGAGGCCGCCGTCACCATCTCCTACGAGGCGCAGGCCAGGCTGCGCGACCCCATCTACGGCTGCGTCGCCCACATCTTCGCGCTCCAGCAGCAG GTGATGACCCTGCAGGCGCAGCTGGCGTCGCTCAAGGCGCAGGCGGCGCAGGGGCAGCAGGGCGTGCACGAGGACGCCAAGGGCTACGtgggcagcgccgccgcggagcAGCTAGGGTACGGCTACCCCTGGTGCAACGGCAATGGAGGCGTCGCAGCTGCAGGCACGGTGGGCGCGCCCGCCGCGCAGCTGGCCGGCGCGTACGGCAATGGCGGGCACGAGTCCCTGACCGCGCTGCTGGGGTCGTCGGACTACATGCAGCAGTCGCTGTATCACGCGTTCGAGCACGCCGgcgcggacgacgacgacggccggcAGGGGAACGACGCGTTCGAGGCAGCGGCGGAGTCCTCGTCGTTCGGGGCGGAGGAGAGCGGCGGCTGGAGGTCATCGTCGGGGTACCAAGACTGCGAGGACCTGCAGAGCGTGGCTTACGCTTACCTGAACCATCGCTCGTAA
- the LOC8080553 gene encoding LOB domain-containing protein 16, with product MASSGTSGGGGSPGSPCGACKFLRRKCAAECVFAPHFCAEDGAAQFAAIHKVFGASNAAKLLQQVPPADRSEAAATVTYEAQARLRDPIYGCVAHIFALQQQVASLQMQVLQAKAQVAQTMAAAGPQGTNPLLQRWPLEPESLSTQSSGCYSDMYCGFGDQEEGSYTR from the exons atGGCTTCCTCGGgcaccagcggcggcggcggctctccGGGGTCGCCGTGTGGCGCCTGCAAGTTCCTGCGGCGCAAGTGCGCGGCGGAGTGCGTGTTCGCTCCCCACTTCTGCGCCGAGGACGGGGCGGCGCAGTTCGCGGCCATCCACAAGGTGTTCGGCGCCAGCAACGCGGCCAAGCTGCTGCAGCAGGTGCCCCCCGCCGACCGGAGCGAGGCGGCGGCCACCGTCACCTACGAGGCGCAGGCCAGGCTGCGCGACCCCATCTACGGCTGCGTCGCCCACATCTTCGCGCTCCAGCAGCAG GTTGCGAGCTTGCAGATGCAGGTGCTGCAGGCGAAGGCGCAGGTGGCGCAGACGATGGCGGCGGCCGGGCCACAGGGGACGAACCCTCTTCTGCAGCGGTGGCCGCTGGAGCCCGAATCGCTGTCGACGCAGAGCTCCGGGTGCTACAGCGACATGTACTGCGGATTCGGCGACCAGGAGGAAGGCAGCTACACGAGATAG